A region of Bacillus cabrialesii DNA encodes the following proteins:
- the metI gene encoding cystathionine gamma-synthase/O-acetylhomoserine thiolyase → MSQHVETKLAQIGNRSDEVTGTVSAPIYLSTAYRHRGIGESTGFDYVRTKNPTRQLVEDAIASLENGARGLAFSSGMAAIQTIMALFKSGDELIVSSDLYGGTYRLFENEWKKYGLTFHYDNFSDEDCLRSKITPNTKAVFVETPTNPLMQEADIERIARITKEPGLLLIVDNTFYTPVLQRPLELGADIVIHSATKYLGGHNDLLAGLVVVKDEKLGEEMFQHQNAIGAVLPPFDSWLLMRGMKTLSLRMRQHQANAQELAAFLEEQEEIADVLYPGKGGMLSFRLQKEEWVNPFLKALKTICFAESLGGVESFITYPATQTHMDIPEEIRIANGVCNRLLRFSVGIEHAEDLKEDLKQALCQVKEGAVSFE, encoded by the coding sequence ATGTCACAGCACGTTGAAACGAAATTAGCCCAAATCGGGAACCGAAGCGACGAAGTAACGGGAACAGTAAGTGCTCCTATTTATTTATCAACAGCATACCGCCACAGAGGAATCGGGGAATCTACAGGATTTGATTATGTCCGGACGAAAAACCCGACGCGCCAGCTTGTCGAGGACGCGATCGCCAGCTTAGAAAACGGAGCGAGAGGGCTTGCCTTCAGTTCGGGAATGGCAGCCATCCAAACGATTATGGCGCTGTTTAAAAGCGGAGATGAACTGATCGTTTCATCTGACCTATATGGCGGCACGTACCGTCTGTTTGAAAATGAATGGAAAAAATATGGATTGACCTTTCATTATGATAATTTTAGCGATGAGGACTGTTTACGCTCTAAGATTACGCCGAATACAAAAGCGGTGTTTGTGGAAACACCGACAAATCCGCTCATGCAGGAGGCGGATATTGAAAGGATCGCCCGGATCACTAAAGAGCCCGGACTTCTGCTGATCGTAGATAATACATTTTACACACCGGTTTTGCAGCGTCCGCTTGAACTGGGAGCTGACATTGTCATTCACAGCGCAACCAAATATTTAGGCGGGCATAACGACCTGCTTGCGGGACTTGTCGTTGTAAAGGATGAAAAGCTTGGAGAGGAAATGTTTCAACACCAAAATGCCATCGGCGCTGTCCTGCCTCCATTCGATTCTTGGCTTCTGATGAGAGGAATGAAGACGCTCAGCCTCAGAATGCGCCAGCATCAGGCAAACGCGCAGGAACTTGCGGCGTTTTTAGAAGAGCAGGAAGAAATTGCCGATGTGCTATATCCCGGTAAAGGCGGCATGCTGTCCTTCCGTCTTCAAAAAGAAGAGTGGGTCAACCCGTTTTTAAAAGCGCTGAAGACCATTTGTTTTGCGGAAAGCCTCGGCGGGGTGGAGAGCTTTATTACATACCCTGCCACACAGACGCACATGGATATTCCTGAAGAGATCCGCATCGCAAACGGGGTTTGCAATCGCCTGCTGCGTTTTTCGGTCGGAATTGAACATGCGGAAGATTTAAAAGAAGACTTAAAACAAGCACTATGTCAGGTCAAAGAGGGAGCTGTTTCATTTGAGTAA
- the metC gene encoding cystathionine beta-lyase, translating to MSNHNWTLETQLVHNSFKTDGATGAVSVPIQHASTFHQSSFEEFGAYDYSRSGTPTRTALEETIAALEGGTRGFAFSSGMAAISTAFLLLSQGDHVLVTEDVYGGTFRMVTEVLTRFGIEHTFVDMTDTNEVARNIKANTKVIYMETPSNPTLGITDIKAVVQLAKENGCLTFLDNTFMTPALQRPLDLGVDIVLHSATKFLSGHSDVLSGLAAVKDEEIGKQLYKLQNSFGAVLGVQDCWLVLRGLKTLQVRLEKASQTAQRLAEFFQKHPAVKRVYYPGLSDHPGAEIHKGQSTGAGAVLSFELESKEAVKKLVENVSLPVFAVSLGAVESILSYPATMSHAAMPKEEREKRGITDGLLRLSVGVEHADDLERDFEQALKEIAPVAVR from the coding sequence TTGAGTAATCACAATTGGACGCTGGAAACCCAGCTCGTGCACAATTCATTTAAAACAGACGGCGCAACAGGTGCGGTCAGTGTACCGATTCAGCACGCATCGACTTTTCATCAATCTTCATTTGAAGAGTTTGGCGCATATGATTACAGCCGCTCAGGCACGCCGACAAGAACGGCTCTTGAAGAAACAATTGCCGCACTGGAAGGCGGAACGAGAGGATTTGCTTTCAGTTCAGGCATGGCTGCGATCTCAACAGCGTTTTTACTTCTGTCGCAGGGTGATCACGTTCTTGTGACAGAAGATGTATACGGCGGAACCTTCCGCATGGTGACAGAGGTGCTGACCCGATTTGGCATTGAGCATACATTTGTCGACATGACGGATACAAACGAAGTGGCGCGGAATATCAAGGCAAACACAAAGGTCATTTATATGGAGACACCGTCAAATCCGACACTTGGGATTACTGATATTAAAGCGGTTGTCCAGCTTGCAAAAGAAAATGGCTGTCTGACCTTTCTTGACAATACATTCATGACACCTGCACTGCAGCGCCCGCTTGATCTCGGTGTGGATATTGTGCTTCACAGCGCAACGAAATTCTTGAGCGGCCACAGCGATGTGCTGTCAGGCCTGGCTGCTGTAAAGGATGAAGAGATTGGGAAGCAGCTGTATAAACTGCAAAACTCGTTTGGCGCCGTCCTTGGCGTGCAAGATTGCTGGCTCGTGCTGCGCGGATTAAAAACATTGCAGGTCCGTTTAGAAAAGGCGAGCCAAACAGCGCAGCGGCTTGCGGAATTTTTCCAGAAGCATCCGGCGGTGAAACGCGTGTACTATCCGGGGCTGTCTGATCATCCGGGCGCTGAAATCCATAAAGGCCAGTCAACGGGAGCGGGCGCCGTGCTATCTTTTGAGCTTGAAAGCAAAGAGGCCGTTAAGAAATTAGTAGAGAATGTATCACTTCCCGTCTTTGCTGTAAGCCTTGGCGCTGTGGAATCGATTTTGTCCTATCCTGCTACGATGTCTCACGCGGCAATGCCTAAGGAAGAGCGAGAAAAACGCGGCATCACAGACGGCCTGCTCCGTCTTAGTGTGGGTGTCGAACATGCAGACGATTTAGAACGTGATTTCGAACAAGCGCTAAAAGAAATTGCACCAGTAGCGGTTCGTTAA
- a CDS encoding GNAT family N-acetyltransferase, whose translation MLKGKNIYVRPLEVKDAEENLRLQSENRDFFEQFSMIRADDYYSVEGQRKRIAEYQERMKKDTEYHFGIFTASDDTLIGTVSLFQIIRGALQTGFIGYFLDKAHNGKGLMTETVRLVVDYAFCELKLHRIEAGVMPRNLGSMRVLEKAGFHKEGIARKNVKINGVWEDHQVLAILNPDDE comes from the coding sequence ATGTTAAAAGGGAAAAACATCTATGTAAGACCTTTAGAAGTAAAGGATGCGGAAGAAAATCTGCGGCTGCAAAGCGAAAACCGAGATTTTTTTGAGCAGTTTTCCATGATACGCGCAGACGATTACTATTCGGTTGAGGGGCAAAGAAAAAGGATAGCAGAGTATCAGGAAAGAATGAAAAAAGATACAGAATATCATTTCGGCATTTTTACAGCGTCGGACGATACATTAATCGGAACGGTTTCCCTTTTTCAAATCATCCGCGGGGCGCTGCAAACTGGATTCATCGGGTATTTTTTAGACAAAGCCCATAATGGAAAGGGCCTTATGACAGAAACGGTCAGGCTGGTTGTTGATTATGCGTTTTGCGAATTGAAACTGCATCGCATTGAAGCCGGTGTGATGCCCCGAAACCTCGGGTCCATGCGTGTATTGGAAAAAGCGGGATTTCATAAAGAGGGCATCGCCCGAAAAAATGTGAAAATCAACGGCGTTTGGGAGGATCATCAAGTCCTCGCGATTCTGAATCCTGATGATGAATAA
- a CDS encoding DUF819 family protein → MHSLISSDDVWVLWGFIAVWAAVSIGLEQRFKWASAVSGAIIALAGAMVFTNMGVLPVESPVYDAVWAYVVPLAIPLLLFQINVRQIFKESRRLLFIFLISSAGTVLGSVLSFFLFKQHIPYLDKIGGMISASYIGGGINFAAMAAKFETPGEYVSATVVADNVMMALLFFILISIPAVKWFQRHYAMPFEEKVKADGKSGNSAESYWKRKDISLKDIAFNAGAAFALIAVSVKISGFFKSLFSHPLLTGTLGDQYLMLTSLTVLIIFLFPRFFERLNGSQELGTFLIYLFFVVIGIPADLRLIVTNAPFILLFVFMIAISNLTVSLAVGKLFRVRLEEILLAVNAAVGGPTTAAAMAIAKGWRELVAPIMLVGTLGYLIGNYVGTFMGNWFSSFL, encoded by the coding sequence TTGCATTCTTTGATTTCTTCTGATGATGTTTGGGTATTATGGGGGTTTATTGCGGTGTGGGCGGCAGTGAGCATCGGGCTGGAGCAGCGCTTTAAGTGGGCGTCCGCTGTGTCTGGCGCTATCATTGCGCTTGCAGGCGCAATGGTGTTTACAAATATGGGGGTGCTTCCTGTTGAGTCGCCTGTATATGATGCCGTATGGGCTTATGTGGTGCCGCTTGCGATTCCCCTCTTGCTGTTCCAGATCAATGTGCGGCAGATTTTTAAGGAAAGCAGGCGTTTGCTGTTTATTTTTCTGATTAGCTCTGCTGGCACTGTGCTTGGGAGCGTTCTCTCTTTTTTTCTTTTCAAACAGCATATTCCTTATCTCGATAAAATCGGCGGGATGATCAGCGCCTCATATATCGGCGGCGGGATCAACTTTGCGGCGATGGCGGCAAAATTTGAGACACCGGGGGAATATGTGTCGGCTACGGTTGTGGCTGATAATGTTATGATGGCGCTTTTGTTTTTTATATTAATCAGCATTCCTGCAGTTAAATGGTTTCAGCGGCATTATGCTATGCCGTTTGAAGAAAAAGTAAAAGCCGATGGAAAGAGCGGAAACAGTGCAGAAAGCTATTGGAAACGGAAGGACATTTCCTTAAAGGATATCGCTTTTAATGCCGGTGCTGCTTTTGCGCTTATTGCAGTTAGTGTGAAGATTTCCGGCTTTTTTAAAAGCCTTTTTTCTCATCCCCTTTTGACCGGAACGCTTGGCGATCAGTATCTGATGCTCACGTCTTTAACTGTTCTTATCATTTTTCTATTCCCTCGTTTTTTTGAAAGGCTTAATGGATCTCAAGAGCTTGGAACCTTTTTGATATATTTGTTTTTTGTGGTGATCGGCATTCCTGCAGATCTGCGCTTAATCGTTACCAATGCGCCTTTTATTCTATTATTTGTGTTTATGATTGCGATTAGCAATTTAACTGTTTCCTTAGCCGTCGGAAAATTGTTCCGCGTACGGCTTGAAGAAATTTTGCTTGCTGTCAATGCTGCGGTCGGAGGGCCTACGACAGCGGCTGCGATGGCAATTGCCAAGGGATGGCGGGAACTTGTCGCCCCGATCATGCTTGTTGGTACGCTCGGCTACTTAATTGGGAACTATGTCGGCACCTTTATGGGAAACTGGTTTTCTTCTTTCTTATAA
- a CDS encoding site-specific integrase, with translation MAYVEKRGKDSFRLVVPVGFDSKGKRIRKTKTVKCKNKTEAEKELAKFVVEIETGEYIAPQKMTFPQFVEEWKDKYAKKQLSANTFETYSRYLYKRILPQFGHKQMEQIKPLQILDFLKTLEEDGSRGDDKTGGLSSATIQYHYRILRNIFNRAVEWKVIKENPVSNVKKPKVESKKGNVYSEKQVHELMEHLRKEDMKWKMIVTLAITTGMRRGEILALEWSHIDLDKGKIYVQQSLTYTKEEGHIFKAPKTRNSIRTISLSQGVTEQLKRYKQIKAKERLLLGDKWEGGDRFLLFSTDIGKPMHPTSVTSWWRKRLKKYELPSITFHELRHTSATLLINQGVHMKTISARLGHSKIGITMDLYGHALESADEAAASHFDSLFEGKKNNA, from the coding sequence ATGGCATATGTAGAAAAGCGAGGTAAAGATTCATTTCGTTTGGTTGTCCCAGTAGGCTTTGACTCAAAAGGTAAACGTATCCGAAAAACTAAAACCGTAAAATGTAAAAATAAAACTGAGGCTGAAAAAGAACTTGCTAAGTTTGTAGTTGAAATTGAAACGGGAGAATATATAGCTCCTCAGAAAATGACATTTCCCCAATTTGTAGAAGAATGGAAAGATAAATATGCGAAAAAGCAGTTATCCGCCAATACTTTTGAAACATACTCAAGGTACTTGTATAAACGTATCTTACCCCAGTTTGGCCATAAACAAATGGAACAAATCAAACCCCTACAAATATTGGACTTCTTGAAAACGCTCGAAGAAGACGGATCAAGGGGTGATGATAAAACAGGTGGGCTCTCATCCGCAACGATTCAATATCATTATCGTATTCTACGTAATATCTTTAATAGAGCTGTTGAATGGAAAGTTATAAAAGAAAACCCTGTTTCTAATGTTAAAAAACCTAAAGTTGAATCTAAGAAAGGGAACGTATACTCCGAAAAACAAGTACATGAGCTTATGGAGCACTTACGTAAGGAGGATATGAAATGGAAAATGATTGTTACTTTAGCAATCACCACGGGAATGCGTAGGGGCGAAATCCTAGCGTTAGAATGGAGTCATATCGATTTAGACAAAGGGAAGATTTATGTACAACAATCATTAACTTACACAAAAGAAGAAGGTCATATTTTCAAAGCACCTAAGACTAGAAACTCAATTCGAACCATTTCTTTATCACAAGGGGTCACTGAACAGCTGAAACGTTATAAGCAAATAAAAGCAAAGGAAAGGCTTCTATTAGGAGATAAATGGGAAGGTGGGGACCGATTTTTGTTATTTAGTACCGACATCGGAAAGCCCATGCATCCAACAAGTGTAACCTCTTGGTGGAGAAAAAGATTAAAGAAATACGAACTTCCTAGTATTACATTCCATGAATTAAGGCATACTTCCGCAACATTGCTAATTAATCAAGGGGTTCACATGAAAACCATCAGTGCAAGGCTAGGCCATTCCAAAATCGGAATAACGATGGATCTTTACGGTCATGCTTTAGAAAGTGCTGATGAAGCAGCGGCTAGTCATTTTGATAGTTTATTTGAAGGCAAAAAAAATAATGCATAA
- a CDS encoding CGNR zinc finger domain-containing protein — protein sequence MNEKYHFGFELLYKQRIYDFDLIKEKEHGSIVAIRKDNILREYDFFGENGIADKTTGILSDIIQSYERRKKSNEKRLFERFLQNWGFLNTDTKKLSIDQFWDEINKIAVLLKRYSTVINGNLEDMVKWIEVRKLGELHSDKWPYRLLNDIPAIEAGYTHEITGSEKQHRFQTKVNDEDLERTPIPYYQFWGFNFITWSVEEKIEWKPSFHKISIKQNKPYLPIEELKGTPTWIPNDLLTCLYTLVFILVSKRQKVCAACYCPFNPSRPDTKYCSETCSNRVKKQRLRERMREI from the coding sequence ATGAATGAAAAGTATCATTTTGGTTTTGAACTCTTATATAAGCAGAGGATATATGACTTTGATCTCATAAAGGAAAAGGAACATGGAAGTATTGTTGCTATAAGGAAGGACAATATTTTAAGGGAATATGACTTTTTCGGAGAAAATGGTATCGCTGATAAGACAACTGGCATTTTGTCGGACATAATTCAATCGTACGAAAGAAGGAAGAAATCGAATGAAAAAAGGTTGTTTGAGAGGTTTCTGCAAAATTGGGGTTTCCTGAATACAGATACAAAAAAGCTTTCCATTGATCAATTTTGGGATGAAATTAACAAGATAGCTGTACTCCTTAAAAGATACAGTACGGTGATTAATGGTAACCTTGAAGACATGGTAAAGTGGATTGAGGTAAGGAAATTAGGAGAATTACACTCTGATAAATGGCCGTATCGATTACTTAATGATATTCCAGCTATTGAAGCGGGATATACTCATGAAATTACAGGTAGCGAAAAACAACATCGGTTTCAAACCAAAGTAAACGACGAAGATTTAGAACGAACCCCTATACCTTATTATCAATTTTGGGGCTTTAACTTTATTACTTGGTCGGTGGAGGAAAAAATAGAGTGGAAACCTAGCTTCCATAAAATTTCTATTAAGCAAAATAAACCTTATTTACCAATAGAAGAGTTAAAAGGGACCCCAACTTGGATTCCTAATGATTTATTAACTTGTCTATATACACTGGTATTCATATTGGTTAGCAAAAGGCAAAAGGTATGTGCTGCCTGTTATTGCCCCTTTAACCCCTCAAGACCTGATACGAAGTACTGTAGTGAAACCTGTAGTAATCGAGTAAAGAAACAACGTTTAAGAGAAAGAATGAGAGAAATATAA